The nucleotide window TGCGAATTCGCGACAAAGATTTAGGTACTCAACGGGCTTCCGACGATAAACGGGTCAACATCTTCTACTACCCGATTGAGACGTGGGCGGATTTCGTTTCCTTTAACTTCTGTATGGATCGCGGCGCTGGACACCAGTTGGAAGATGTGAAACATTGCAGTTATGGCCCGTGGGCGCGCACCATTGAAGGGATTTTCCGCGAAGAGATGATGCACGTCGGCCACGGCGAGATGTGGGTAGAGCGTTTCGCTCAGACCAACGAGGGCACAAAAACGGAAATTCAGGAGTCGCTGGATAAGTGGTTTCCCCGAACAATGAATATTTTCGGAAAAGGTGGTTCCGCTCGCAACGCTGAGTATCGAAAAATGAAATTGAAACTGCGCGACAATGACGAAGTGCGCGAAACCTATCGAGAGGAAGTGGTAGGTTTGCTATCCGATTACGGTTTGCAAGTTCCGGTATGGCAACCGGAATAGCGCGTATCGTGAGGAAATAAATACGCCGATTCCGATTGGCGTATCGCCGGGCTCTGGGGGGGAGTCCGGCGTTTCTTTTTTTATCGGAAAGATTGCGTGGTGCGCCAACAGCAGCGGATCGCAAACACTACTGCTCGTTGTGTTCGAAGTCGTATGCGAACGGCGGTTCGATTCCCAGCATTCGGAAATAGACGCTCAGTTGACCGCGATGCAGCAGATGCTCATCGTAGAAAAACTTCATCATTAGACCTGCCGGGAAATCACCGTAGAAGATATGGATGACTTTATTCAACAACTCGTCGTCGGCAGCTTCCACCGTCGCGACGTACTGTTCAAACACCGATTTTGCATAGACGCGCAACTCTTCGATGGTCATCTTCATCGCTTTCGCGTTTTCGGCATTGTTGTCCGCTTCAGTCAGCGTCCCCGTTTTCAGAGAATTGAGCATTGGGAGAACACCGTCATACATGTGAACGACTAATTCGCGGGTTGTTCGCACCCCTTCGGTGGGACGCCAATCAAGGTGCTCGTTATGCAATGCTTTCAAGTATCGCATCGTAATACCGTGATGCAATTTTAAATCATCAACTAAGGCAGATAATACGACTTTATTCATGGCTAACTCCTGTTAGGAATCGACGATTGGACAAGAATGTCCATTCTACGGGTTGTGAGGATGAGTAGTAACTCGATAAATCACAGCATCATTGGCTTGGTTGTACTTCGGATTTAAAAAATTGCGAATCCGGTCGCCA belongs to bacterium and includes:
- a CDS encoding phenylacetate-CoA oxygenase subunit PaaI: MIETVTKEPLRVREERMWSKIESGETIESPNEMSDDYYHHLCNLLQMQADSELAGGYGYAPWISKAPDMTEKYSVSIIVKDEIRHAYACYGLLEKLGFPVEEHFQKSNFEMRIRDKDLGTQRASDDKRVNIFYYPIETWADFVSFNFCMDRGAGHQLEDVKHCSYGPWARTIEGIFREEMMHVGHGEMWVERFAQTNEGTKTEIQESLDKWFPRTMNIFGKGGSARNAEYRKMKLKLRDNDEVRETYREEVVGLLSDYGLQVPVWQPE
- a CDS encoding DinB family protein, which produces MNKVVLSALVDDLKLHHGITMRYLKALHNEHLDWRPTEGVRTTRELVVHMYDGVLPMLNSLKTGTLTEADNNAENAKAMKMTIEELRVYAKSVFEQYVATVEAADDELLNKVIHIFYGDFPAGLMMKFFYDEHLLHRGQLSVYFRMLGIEPPFAYDFEHNEQ